The DNA window GCAGCTCGATGCGGAGGAGGTGGCGCTGGCAGAGGCCTCGGGGCGGGTGGCGGCCGAGGAGGTGATCGCGGCGGTGAGCGTGCCTCATTTCGCTCGTGCGGCGATGGACGGGTACGCGCTGCGGGGCGAGGCGACCTTCGGGGCGTCGGGGTTTGCTCCGGTCGCGCTGCGGGTGGTGGGAGATGCGCGGCCCGGGCGGCCGTTCGCGGGCGCGCTGGGGGCGAAGGAGGCGGTGCGGATCACCACGGGGGCGCCGGTGCCCGAGGGCGCGGATGCGGTGCTGATGGCAGAGTATGCCGACGAGGGGGAGCAGGAGGGGGAGACCACCCTGTGGGCGCGGGAGGCCGTGCCTCCCGGCAAGCATGTGGCCCCCGTGGGGGAGGATCTGCTCGCGGGGGCGCGCGTGGTGGCGGCAGGGCGGAGGCTCCGGCCGCAGGATCTGGGGGTGCTCGCGTCGACGGGGGTGGCCAGGGTGCGGGTGGTCCGGCGGCCCGAGGTGCGGGTGCTGGTGACGGGGGATGAGCTGCTGCCGCCGGGGAGCATGCCGCAGGGGGCGTGCATCGTCGACGCGAACAGCCTGATGCTCGCTGCGCTGGTGCGGCGGGATGGTGGCGCGGAGGTCGTCGTGGAGTACGTGCCGGATCGCCGCGAGGCCGTGCGCGAGGCGATGCGCTCGGCGAAGGAGCAGGTGATCCTGGTTTCCGGAGGCAGCTCGGTGGGGCCGGAGGACCACGCGCCGATGGTGCTGGACGAGCTGGGGGAGCTCGCGGTCCACGGGGTGGCGGTGCGCCCTTCGAGTCCAGCAGGGTTCGGATTTCTGGAGGGAGCGCGTCCTGTGTTCCTGTTGCCGGGGAACCCGGTGTCGTGTCTGTGCGCGTACGAGCTGTTCGCGGGGCCGTCGATCCGGGCGATGGGCGGGCTGCCGTGGGCGTGGCCGCACCGGCGACGGCGCTGCGTGGTCGGGCGCAAGATCGTGTCGGAGATCGGCCGGATGGACTACGTGCGGGTGCGCATCGAGGCCGAGCGGGTGATCCCGATCATGACCAGCGGGGCTTCGATCCTGTCGTCGACGACGCGAGCCGATGGGGTGGTGCTCGTGCCGGCCGATGAAGAGGGATACGCCGAGGGGGCCGAGGTGGAGGTGCTGCTTTACGAGTGAGCGTTTCGAGAGGGGGGGAAGGGCAGTGCGCGGGGCGCTGCGCTGGCGTGATCACGGAGCGGGGCCGTGCTGGGGTGACGATGAAGCAGGAGCAGTTCCTGAGCGTGGTCGACCGGGACGAGGCGGAGCGGCGTTTCCGGGCGGCGCTGGAGCCGCTCGGGCCGCTGGGGGTCGAAGAGGTGGCGCTGGCGGGGGCGCTCGGTCGGGTGCTGGCGGAGGACATCGCGAGTCCGGTGGATGTGCCCGGCTTCGATCGGTCGAACATGGATGGGTTCGCGGTGAGGGCCGAGGACACTTATGGCGCGAGCGAGCAAGCGCCGAGGCGCTTGCGATGCTTGCC is part of the Chondromyces crocatus genome and encodes:
- the glp gene encoding gephyrin-like molybdotransferase Glp, producing MRGFRARISVTEALAALERRVGQLDAEEVALAEASGRVAAEEVIAAVSVPHFARAAMDGYALRGEATFGASGFAPVALRVVGDARPGRPFAGALGAKEAVRITTGAPVPEGADAVLMAEYADEGEQEGETTLWAREAVPPGKHVAPVGEDLLAGARVVAAGRRLRPQDLGVLASTGVARVRVVRRPEVRVLVTGDELLPPGSMPQGACIVDANSLMLAALVRRDGGAEVVVEYVPDRREAVREAMRSAKEQVILVSGGSSVGPEDHAPMVLDELGELAVHGVAVRPSSPAGFGFLEGARPVFLLPGNPVSCLCAYELFAGPSIRAMGGLPWAWPHRRRRCVVGRKIVSEIGRMDYVRVRIEAERVIPIMTSGASILSSTTRADGVVLVPADEEGYAEGAEVEVLLYE